One part of the Candidatus Denitrolinea symbiosum genome encodes these proteins:
- a CDS encoding DNA-binding response regulator, NarL/FixJ family — protein sequence MRVLVVDDHSLFRDGIVSLLEAGGHAVVGQGNNGLEAVRLTEELHPELVLLDLHMPIMTGLTALKQIKAEMPDMKVVMLTVSEEDKDIIEAIRAGANGYLLKQINAAEFFQLLEKLERGEAAVSPAVALHLFKYVGRIGPKAEASPLSERELEVLRLVANGKSNHETAEALSISDNTVKFHLKNIMQKLNASNRAEAVMNAKQLNLLQMP from the coding sequence ATGCGCGTACTGGTAGTGGACGACCATTCCCTCTTCCGCGACGGGATCGTGAGCCTGCTCGAAGCCGGCGGGCACGCGGTGGTCGGGCAGGGAAACAACGGCCTCGAGGCCGTCCGCCTTACCGAGGAACTTCATCCCGAACTAGTGCTGCTGGACCTCCACATGCCAATTATGACCGGGTTGACCGCCCTGAAACAGATCAAGGCCGAAATGCCCGACATGAAGGTCGTCATGCTCACGGTCTCGGAGGAAGACAAAGACATCATCGAAGCCATTCGCGCCGGCGCGAACGGTTACCTGCTCAAGCAGATCAACGCCGCCGAATTCTTTCAACTGCTGGAGAAATTGGAACGGGGGGAAGCCGCCGTCTCGCCGGCAGTGGCGCTCCATCTCTTTAAGTATGTAGGCCGCATCGGGCCGAAAGCCGAGGCCTCTCCCCTCAGCGAAAGAGAACTCGAAGTCCTGCGGCTGGTTGCGAATGGAAAATCAAATCACGAGACGGCCGAAGCCCTGTCGATCAGCGATAACACCGTCAAATTCCATCTTAAAAACATCATGCAAAAATTGAACGCCTCCAACCGCGCCGAAGCCGTGATGAACGCAAAGCAATTGAACCTCCTCCAAATGCCATAA